A window of Poecilia reticulata strain Guanapo linkage group LG7, Guppy_female_1.0+MT, whole genome shotgun sequence genomic DNA:
atttttggttaaaatattaaaatgtgtctgaTGAATCCTGTAAGTGTGAGGAAACACACAGATAGAGCCTGTAAGCGTTGTAATAATGCGTTTCTCACAGCAGAGTAACGACCGCCTGTCGTCTCCTCAGGTGCTGAAGGACATGATGACGGCGATTGATGCCGACAGCAGCGGCACGGTGTCTCTGGACGAGTGGGTAGAAGGAGGCATGAACAACGTTCCCCTCCTCGTCTTGCTGGGTCTGAAGGTGGTTTTAAttgctgcttgtgtttgtgtggttttgagCTCAGACACGTTTGGTTCTGACAGCAGGTGTTTCTCTGAAGCCGCGGCCTTGCAGTGCGGCTCGTTtgtccttcctcctcctcctcctcctcctccttcttgtCTCTCTCTAAGGGCCTTTATGCCGATTCAGAGTTACAGGGTGTGGTAATGTCATCCCCCTCTGCACCATCGTAACGCCGTGGTGTTTTTCCACTTACTCTGCTCCATTATTACAAACTTTTACAGCTGCATTTAACTATAGGAAACATTAACAAAGTGAGGCAGATGAGAACGTTTGAATGCTTCTCTTAGCCCGGCAATGGATCCGATTTCTGCGTGTTTGCTCGCTGCATCGTTGTAAAACCACAAGCTCGACTCTGCCCATCGGTTCGGTCTCCAAGACGATGTGAGGGACTTCCCGTCTGGCTATTTCTAGCCGTGGACATTTGAAGCCTGGGGAGCGTAAATTCAGCCCCCTCACAGTCGCTGTGAGCTGCCCAGAGTCGGGCCTCCTGCTGTGGATGATTGACAGATGCATTATRtcatttaaaaaagaaaaaaaRAGGCTCTTCAGCAGATAATCTGCACAAAAGCAAAGAACCATAATCCACATATGTTAAACAGWTTCACTGATTATGTTCTGCTTAGTTTCTGTTTCGAATCTatccatttttatgtttgtttgtttattctctTGTCCAgttaattaccgtattttccgcactataaggcacaccttcaatgaacggcctattttaaaacttttttcatatataaggcgcatagaatagacgcttcagtttgggttgggTTCAATTTGTTCtatactctattattacacatccacatttgtaaagaagtggtccccgagtactttatatagtagtctgccccaatcattgtttcactcacggtgttggtgttgcgatattgtgcccaactgctttctgggtaacacagaccaaccgacacgctgccgccgcagtccctgtctctcttcccccgcccctccgccccTTCGCCCCcatggctttaaatgtattatcaagctttattaacaaaccagcgttctgacaactatcccagcatgcacctcgcacttcttcttctatgggggaaaatgaagtcggcggctgcttactgtagttactagacctgttgtggctcaatattggtccatatataaggtgcaccggattataaggtcactgtcggcttttgaggaaattgaaggtttttaggtgcaccttatagtgcggaaaatacggtattttgTAACTCAATACCcttctttttatatttgttgcATATTCAATAATTGGTGAATAAGGTAGGAAGTAAAAAGCACTGGATGCTTTTTTGGAAATATTGGATCCAGTTGTAtcattttgtaaacaaaaagatTCCAGTTAGTATTTAATCTGACTGATGTGCCATATTTTATTGGGGgaatagttttaataaaagcaaaataagttagtaatgtgaaaaaaccccaaaatgtatgaaagactattcatttattttatttatgcagcaacAAATTTCAGCAAAATGACTTTTTACGGCATGAAAAACGGATCAAATTCACATCCAGTTATAATGTAAAGATTCAGATTAGCGTTGGGTGATGAATCGATTTTATTGATGaatcacatttttggtttttaaaattaaaatctggaaaatctggattaaTTTTCACCAATGAGCTCATTGGGTTTCCGTAGTCATTTTGCTTTTATAAGAGtgtttattattactttatatattttttaaaattcaggtcaactctacAACAGAATATTAGGAccaggttttttatttattaaattagaaaaatgaagTCATAATATGACAAgagtaaagtcataatatttatttatcaMATCAGCATCAGATTGTTATATTATTAAACCAGCAGgatattaaaataatcactaTTTCAAAGAAAGATTTACACGAACTGAGCTGCTCACATTAGATGCTGATAACTactgaagctttttttaaaaattaaaaccactttttttctcgtaaatgttttttctgttaaaatttcATCTTCTTTCTGCCAATATTATGATTCTGTTCTCATAATTATAAATTCTCACTGAAGATCTCatggatgattaaaaaaaacaaacataaagaataaaaatccgatgttgtatgaaaaaaatctgagattttatttttatcgcTCAGCCCTCATCcatattaaactgaaagaatTGTTTTGATCCTGAATTAGGATCATaattatctttaattttttttgttttcataaccTCTGATGTTCTTCCATCTCTGATCAGATGACCCAAAAGGACGGGCAGCACCTTTGGAGGATGAAGAACTTCAACAAGCCCGTTTACTGCAACGTGTGTCAGAGCATGCTGCTGGGTTTGAGGAAACAGGGGCTCTGCTGCACCTGTGAGTACCGCACCTCTCCACAGGGGGGCGACAATCCAGTGGCACTTATCAGAAGTCATCGTGTCAGATTTGAGAATATTACCATTCTTTTAAATATGACKCCTGCTGACTGAAAGTCGGATTTTGTGTCMCCTTTTCCAGGCTGCAAATACACAGTTCACGGGCGTTGCGCTAACAAGAACCCAGCTCCGTGCGCCAGGACGTACGTGAAGTCAAAGAAAGAGACAGGGGTACGCCGRRTTCTCCACGTAAATCCACAGCAAAACAAAGTCCAAACTGGRTCTCTCTGCTTCCCRCTTTACAGGTTCCAGTGCACGACTGGGTGAGTGGGAACTGTGACTCTAGAAAATGTGACCGGTGCCAAAAGAAGATCAAGAGCCTCCAAGCTTTAACAGGGAAACACTGCGTCTGGTGCCACACAATGGTAAGGATAAGGACTCATATTTCTATGTTGCGGCTCAATTTTTACAAATCTAAATTATTCCACTTCCTCTTGCAAAATTCACAGTTATCagttaacaaataaaactgatgttaCATGGAGGAGGGCTTCCTGGTACAACAACGCTGTAGCGTTTCAAGAATAACACTGATTAARGGTGACCTATTATGTTTCCTTGAGCAGGTTAGgataacaaaacatgttcattacattttttgcacaaggTTTTTCTGATGATCTTGGTAAATGAactgttttagggcctcctgtcactttaaatcctaataatCTGCTACTAGCCagctcaacgtttacactcgcacatgagTGAATTATACAACTTTACATCATTGAAAAGCAATaatagagcctcctgcacaaacaACATGAATGCAGcaaaagtcaacaacaaaatgtttgtcttttccagcagccattgtagagtgcatacagcggtaaaaccagctgaccaaacatccTGGAGCTcagcctgggttgctaggcaacgggctgagctgtggttgctaggtgaggggcagcccctgctgatttgtgacctTACATTCGGGacgtttttgaaacggctcattttccaggcaacgaaaaacattaatttgttaCCAAAAAGcatctgggtgtttttttaaaagccgttcttagaagcagcagagacYcaaatggaagtacaaaaacatgcataatGCTAATTTTGCATAACGGGTCcctgtttaaaaattaatttttaccGTGTGAAACTAAATCACAGAGGTAATTTCCCCTGGAAATGACTAATCGGATAAAAAGAGAAACTCTTTTAACATATGTACAGATTGCCTGACTCACTCctacaaaagaagaaagattaAAACCCACCAGTTTGGAAAAGACATATGCAGTAAAaccagtttattttgtttatatttgcagTAAAGCATATCTGAAGAGTGAGATTttagatttctgtgttttcacaaCGTCCAGCAAATGCAGAGAGAAATAACTGAAAAGCTCAAGCTGCATTTTGTCAGTCACGACCACAGCGAGGTTTGGCGTaatgcctgtttgtttttcccagcGTCACGATGATTGTGCAGCCCTGGAGCCAACAGAGTGTACCTGTGGGACGCTCAGAGACCACATCCTGCCTCCATGGGCCATATATCCTGTTATAAAGGTACACAGCTCTCCTCAGGCGCATTTTCAGCACATGTACAGTGCAAAACGCACCTACCACTCCAACGAAGAACATTACGCCAGTAGATACAGCctgtgttgctttttaataCTGTTCATAACTGAAGTGTTATAaaagtttctgagtttatttacacattttctccCTGAAGGAGAGACcaaacaatgtgaaaaatggCTGCTCAGCGTCGACGGATGACGGCGACTTCAACATTACTCCCGACGGACAAGTGCTCCAGGTGATTTCTCTGAAATGATGAAAATCCTYTCTGCTGCATGGATTCACTGTGGGGATATTTAGAGGTTCAGCTGCATTTTCACTGAGATTAAATCATCTACAGGTGTAAACAATTAGCAGAGTTGGGTATATATTTACTTAAGTaacgttttttaaaaatgtagtatttttactcttagtTGATGATTGTATTttgaagtatctctactcttacttgtgtaaaatttctggattttctacctactgaatgaaaaacaaacRtgttttaaccaaaaattcaccagacagtcacacacctgcagttttgaTTAAcgtttaatacatttttttattgaaagaaactgatttgggaaaaaattattttgcctaattttgttatttttatgaattattctCATGTTGTTCCTTAAACttccaaaatttccacttaactttatattttgctccgacaaattatgtatttttttaaatattaaatgattaataatttgatcagttactcagtacttttttttaaccaaatcYatttttacttttgagtaatggctacattttacttttacttgagtaaaaatatgttaaagtattTCTACCTGAGTAATATTTTGGGGYACTCTGTTCACCTCTACCAGTTGgttgcagtggattttattttgcagtgtcAGATTAAGGTGCCAGATTACCAGTGCAATCCAttgatttctgattttgttgCTTCCTGTTGATAAATCGtgttaattaactttaaaatacatAGAAGTCACAAGGTGACAAAATTTGAAACCctaataaatgcaacatttatcaatatatttgactgtattgattattttgatgatcgcactcatcaaaatgtaactCGCTTCTCAATTGttgcctaattttttttttaatgacttttaatttaagttttttttctgatgagaTACACTTTGAACTCCCTTGTCGCTGGAATGTACTGCACAAATacacttgattgattgataagtTTGAGGACTTCTAGcactgttgctaggcaactaaTTGTCAGTGTAGTAACTTTATCAAATGTTTATCACACAGATCAGCCCCGTGCCAAACACTCATCCTCTCCTGGTGTTCGTAAATCCTAAAAGCGGTGGCAAGCAGGGCGAGAGGTGAGCACCACAACTgtatgcaaaacacaaaacattaccaggcattttttatctggtttctaatgcaaatatcacaataaacttgaaattagacaaaactaactttcaagtaagttttcagcaagatatatgagcttgttttaagtcaataattgctCAATATTAATGAACGagttctagtttcactggcagattatttcacttataacaggGAAATGTGCAAGTACACCAATTTTACTtgcaaaattagaaataaatWAAAGTATYTATTTCAAAACTAGGTGGtgagagtttgtgttttatgaagtGGATTTCCRAATGAGCACGTTGTTRAACTTGTTTCCATGTATTTCAGAGTCCTGAGTAAATTTCAGTATTTACTGAATCCGCGGCAGGTTTACAACCTTTCCAGTGGCGGYCCTGGAGCCGGGTGAGTTACTCCAGCRGTGTCTGCTGTCAGGCCCTCATGTCGTCGTTCACAGAGTTCAGTAGAAACTGGCAACTTTTACTTTAGCCaccttttggaaaaaatgttttagcatgCTGGACTTTTTAMMTGAGTAATTTTATAATGAAGTGTTKCTactcttattttcattttggtcatttccacataacttcatgttaatttttaaatattaaatgactgatgtTTTAATTAGTTATCAGTATTTCTTTTTGCYaaatactttttttactcttacttctccactttttacttttacttgactaAATACGTTGAAGTATTYCTCCTCCTACTTTAGTACAATTCTTCGCTTCTCTGATAATTCACATYATCATCTGGATTTCAGATTGAGTTTCTTCAGAAACCTGCAGGATTACAGAATCCTGGTCTGTGGTGGAGACGGCACAGTCGGCTGGATTCTAGATGCGATAGGTGAGTCAAGCTTTGCAAAAAGAAGCTCGCATAAAGACTGTCTTCATGCACTTcctttattctgctttttctgttaaattgttGCAACCAGACAAAGCCAATCTGCTGGTGCGGCCTCCCGTTGCAGTGCTTCCTCTGGGCACAGGAAATGACCTTGCGCGATGTCTGCGTTGGGGTGGAGGTGAGAACAAGTTTGTACTTCACAAAAAGATGCAACGTTTGTTCTTGTTATGCAGCGATTGGAGTCTGCCTCTTTCTCTGCTTTGGCAGGGTATGATGGCGAGGATCTGGGTCGTATTCTGAGAGACATTGAGAACAGTTCCCAGGTTCTGATGGACCGCTGGAGTGTGCAGGTGATACCGGATGAGGTTCAGGAGAAGGGGGATCCAGTGCCATATGAAATCATCAACAATTACTTCTCAATTGGAGTTGTGAGTAAATTGTCTACATTTTTTAGGTGCTCCAGGCACAAACTGGAAAGATGGGAAGCTAAAGTAGCATTGAGCACTGAATTTTTGAGtaacaaaattattaatttaccccaaattattcatttacaaaacaaaacacatgaatCTGTTTAGCATTGTGTCTTAGGGTACAGGCTAATTCTTCTAACTAATCAGTTAGCCTGTTTAGCTTAGCATAGTTTACTGTATRAAACTCTTTTTTAGTGTCATTATGCTAACTATGTCAACTTAACCTACCAATAGGAATAGAGACGGACACTTGGCCGCGGTCTcctgtatttacatttaaatatcaattaatagaaaatgtcccattttttaaatctaaataaattgaaacaatCAAAATTATATATTAGTGGCGGTTATGGAACAACAAAGGGCAGAGGCTAATTTTTCTAGTCAAACAATTGGCCTGTTTAACTATACAACTGTATAGAACTCTTATTTTTTAGTGTCGTTTTGCTAASTGTTYTCAACTTACGTATCATCTTAAAGTCaaacttatttgaaataattaacaaaaaatattaatggcAGTTGAGCAACAAATGGGCAGAGGCTAATTTTTCTAGTGACAAAATTAGCCTGTTTAGCTTAGCGCAGCTTCACTGTACACAACTATTGTTTCGTTATGCTAACTGTGTTCAACTGACTCATCAACTTAAAGTCACTTAAAGTTACTTATAGTTACTTAACCAAACTTGaaacaatcaacaaaaaaatattaatggcagttgaaaaataacaaaagggcAGAGGCTAATTTTTCTCCTGAAACGATTAGCCTGTTTAGCTTAGTTTAGCTAAACTGCTTACAGCTCTTATTTCTTAGTGCCATTATGCTAACTCTGTTCAACTTACTTGTCaacttaaagtcaaaattactGAGCCAAACTTGaaacaatcaacaaaaaaataaaggcagttgaaaaacaacttttgaaatTACCACATAACTTGAAAAACAGGCTAATTTTTgtagtcaaattttttttttgcaatttgtgTAATGTGTCTAATTTTTGTAGTCAAAAAATTTGCCTGTTTAGCTTAGTGTAGCTTAACTATATACGACTCTTACTTTTTAGCACTGCTGTGCTAAATCTATTCAACTTATTCATCaacttaaagtcaaaattactGAACCATTATAAACTACAAATTGTAAACTGTCTAGTTACCCCCTCTTCTCCATTAAGAATAGTTATTTTTGTGCTGTAGTGTGAACACATCAACCTGCCAATGGGACTAGCGATAGTGCCTTTGCTATAATCTCATGtgtttacatgtaaatgttaattaatgtttctcatttttaaatagaTATTCTGCATTGCTGTTTTATCTTTCTTGGCAGGATGCCTCCATCGCACACAGGTTTCATACAATGAGGGAGAAGCATCCTCAGAAATTTAACAGCAGGTAGGTGTGCTTTATTGGACTGCGCTCATTTTATTCCCTTATTTATCCAGCACAGGGTAAGAAAAAGCAGTATCCCACTCACATTCACAAGAAAACTGCTAAAAGATGAAAGCAAGGCAATGTTGGGGAACRGTTGTCTTCAGTTCTG
This region includes:
- the dgkaa gene encoding diacylglycerol kinase, alpha a; the protein is MSTPTNPEVKELNPVDFIQLQQYIEYCSLKVKDVLREFDKDGRLAQHRHGECINEEGFRQFLKTYLEVDFPPDLCQRLFXSFQNSEPTQEDDTKEVFLKDVSCYFSLLEDGQPRDKLEFAFRLYDRDGNGVLDSSPVSVVIMRFSQQSNDRLSSPQVLKDMMTAIDADSSGTVSLDEWVEGGMNNVPLLVLLGLKMTQKDGQHLWRMKNFNKPVYCNVCQSMLLGLRKQGLCCTCCKYTVHGRCANKNPAPCARTYVKSKKETGVPVHDWVSGNCDSRKCDRCQKKIKSLQALTGKHCVWCHTMRHDDCAALEPTECTCGTLRDHILPPWAIYPVIKERPNNVKNGCSASTDDGDFNITPDGQVLQISPVPNTHPLLVFVNPKSGGKQGERVLSKFQYLLNPRQVYNLSSGGPGAGLSFFRNLQDYRILVCGGDGTVGWILDAIDKANLLVRPPVAVLPLGTGNDLARCLRWGGGYDGEDLGRILRDIENSSQVLMDRWSVQVIPDEVQEKGDPVPYEIINNYFSIGVDASIAHRFHTMREKHPQKFNSRMKNKLWYFEFATSETISASCKKLSESLTIECCGTPLDLSNVSLEGIAVLNIPSMHGGSNLWGETKKADIKGQASQEESEVIVNPDILKVTSQDLSDRRLEVVGLEGAMEMGQIYTGLKSAVRLAKTSQITIRTKKPLPMQIDGEPWMQSPCTIHITHKNQACMLMAPPSKPSGFFK